The following proteins are co-located in the Hydractinia symbiolongicarpus strain clone_291-10 chromosome 7, HSymV2.1, whole genome shotgun sequence genome:
- the LOC130649281 gene encoding uncharacterized protein LOC130649281 has protein sequence MNNAQFEYLVGLLSEDLQKQDTNMRNSITPAELVCMALRYLATGETFRSLEFQFRVSRKRISAAVMEVSEAIIKRLGPTFLSTPKTQGEWLDISRKFNERWNFPNGLGALDGKHIVIQQPPNSGSHYRNYKGTDSVVLMALVGPEYEFLYVEVGANGRNSDGEGINREVILALLLLDEEEEEDREEPPRNCWVQPWLGNRECLGAFHTIFNEI, from the exons ATGAATAACGCTCAATTCGAATACCTAGTCGGTCTTCTTTCTGAGGATTTGCAGAAACAAGATACAAATATGAGGAATTCTATCACACCAGCTGAGCTCGTTTGCATGGCCCTACGTTACTTAGCGACTGGTGAGACTTTCAGGTCTTTAGAATTTCAATTCAGAGTGTCAAGAAAAAGAATTTCAGCAGCTGTTATGGAGGTATCTGAAGCTATCATAAAGAGGTTGGGTCCAACCTTCCTTTCAACTCCGAAAACACAGGGGGAATGGCTAGATATCTCCAGAAAGTTCAATGAGCGTTGGAACTTCCCAAATGGATTAGGTGCTCTCGATGGGAAGCATATCGTCATTCAGCAGCCCCCAAATTCAGGGTCTCATTACCGAAACTATAAAGGGACAGACAGTGTAGTGCTCATGGCTCTTGTCGGGCCAGAATATGAGTTTCTTTATGTGGAAGTTGGAGCGAACGGTAGAAATTCTGATGGAG AAG GAATAAACAGAGAAGTTATTTTAGCTTTACTTTTGTTggacgaagaagaagaggaagatcgTGAAGAACCACCAAGAAATTGCTGGGTGCAACCGTGGCTTGGGAATAGAGAGTGTCTTGGCGCTTTTCATACAATCTTCAACGAAATATAA